In the genome of Magnetospirillum sp., one region contains:
- the groES gene encoding co-chaperone GroES: MKFRPLNDRVLVEALDQETKTKGGIIIPDTAKEKPQQGKVIAAGPGARTEDGKLQPMGVKSGDKILFGKWSGTEVKIDGKDLLIMKESDILGVIE; encoded by the coding sequence ATGAAATTCCGGCCGTTGAACGACCGAGTCCTGGTCGAAGCCCTCGACCAAGAAACCAAGACCAAGGGCGGCATCATCATTCCCGATACCGCCAAGGAAAAGCCGCAGCAGGGCAAGGTCATTGCCGCCGGTCCCGGTGCGCGCACCGAAGACGGCAAGCTGCAGCCGATGGGCGTGAAGTCCGGCGACAAGATCCTGTTCGGCAAGTGGTCGGGCACGGAAGTCAAGATCGACGGCAAGGACCTTCTGATCATGAAGGAATCCGACATTCTCGGCGTGATCGAATAA
- a CDS encoding succinylglutamate desuccinylase/aspartoacylase family protein: MPELPPIEVLPRDLSAWERGNTGTPFVHRFESGVAGPTAMVVGLTHGNEFCGAETLHWALSQGLRPRKGALVLAFANVAAYRSFDAAKPLDSRFVDRDMNRVWRSDWLENERTVEAARARELRPFVDEADFVLDIHSTTFDVRPFFVGARVARARALAERIGYPRTILLEDGVFEGRTLIEYAPFAAKAGEKAALVVECGAHFLARSVDVAKATFLDFLASLDMLDPAFVKAHRPTVAPAPVGIYDVSVVHVAQSDAPHFVRPFIGFEEVEEGTLIARDGDREIRAPYPRCTVLFPKAIPAKGQELVTLGQRVD, from the coding sequence ATGCCCGAATTGCCGCCCATCGAAGTTCTGCCGCGCGATTTGTCGGCTTGGGAGAGAGGCAATACCGGCACGCCGTTCGTGCATCGCTTCGAAAGCGGCGTCGCTGGCCCCACGGCGATGGTCGTGGGTCTAACGCACGGCAACGAATTCTGCGGCGCCGAAACGCTGCATTGGGCTTTGTCGCAGGGCTTGCGGCCGCGCAAGGGCGCGCTCGTTCTGGCATTTGCCAACGTCGCGGCCTATCGCAGCTTCGATGCGGCAAAGCCGCTCGACAGCCGCTTCGTCGATCGCGACATGAACCGCGTGTGGCGCAGCGACTGGCTCGAAAACGAACGCACCGTCGAGGCCGCACGCGCGCGCGAATTGCGCCCCTTCGTCGACGAAGCCGATTTCGTGCTCGACATCCATTCGACAACCTTCGACGTGCGTCCGTTTTTCGTCGGAGCCCGCGTTGCGCGGGCGCGCGCTTTGGCCGAGCGTATCGGCTATCCGCGTACGATCCTGCTCGAAGACGGCGTGTTCGAAGGCCGCACCTTGATCGAGTACGCGCCCTTTGCCGCAAAGGCGGGCGAGAAGGCGGCCCTCGTCGTCGAATGCGGTGCGCATTTCCTAGCCCGCTCCGTCGATGTCGCCAAAGCGACTTTTCTCGATTTTCTGGCGAGCCTCGACATGCTCGATCCGGCTTTCGTCAAAGCCCATCGCCCGACAGTGGCGCCGGCTCCGGTCGGCATTTACGACGTGTCGGTCGTGCATGTCGCCCAATCCGACGCGCCGCACTTCGTGCGGCCCTTTATCGGCTTCGAGGAAGTCGAGGAGGGGACCCTGATTGCGCGCGACGGCGACCGCGAAATCCGTGCCCCCTATCCGCGCTGTACCGTGCTGTTCCCCAAGGCGATTCCGGCCAAGGGGCAGGAGCTCGTTACGCTTGGACAGCGGGTCGATTGA
- the hflX gene encoding GTPase HflX, which yields MHPAHKGKARSPLERSPEAKLEEAVGLARAIDLAVAAREVVRLNAFRPSTLLGMGTVARLKELIREEGIAVVVMDATLGPVQQRNLEKEWACKVLDRTGLILEIFGARARTAEGRLQVELAQLSYQKSRLVRTWTHLERQRGGFGFLAGPGESQLESDRRMIGDKIIRLKRDLEEVKRTRALHRRSRERVPYPVVALVGYTNAGKSTLFNRLVHARVLAADMLFATLDPTMRALELPSGRKIILSDTVGFVADLPHDLVAAFRATLEEVLAADLVLHVHDVAHPETDAQASDVRAVLAELGRSPTADNPFIDVLNKADLLAPEAHDALLERAAREPDTAVVSAVTGDGCADLLERIERRLAAIRETVEYDLDFADGADIAWLHSHGRVLESRSEEGRLHVVVALDPADRKRFEHRRAAAH from the coding sequence GTGCATCCGGCGCACAAAGGCAAAGCCCGCTCGCCGCTCGAGCGTTCGCCCGAAGCCAAGCTCGAAGAGGCGGTGGGCCTTGCGCGCGCGATCGACCTTGCGGTCGCTGCGCGCGAGGTCGTGCGCCTCAATGCGTTCCGCCCCTCGACGCTACTCGGCATGGGCACGGTTGCGCGTCTCAAGGAACTCATCCGCGAAGAGGGCATTGCCGTCGTCGTGATGGACGCGACGTTGGGGCCCGTGCAGCAGCGCAATCTCGAAAAGGAATGGGCGTGCAAGGTGCTTGACCGCACCGGCCTCATCCTCGAGATTTTCGGCGCACGCGCGCGCACGGCCGAAGGGCGATTGCAGGTCGAACTGGCGCAGCTGAGCTACCAGAAAAGCCGCCTCGTTCGCACCTGGACGCACTTAGAGCGCCAGCGCGGCGGTTTTGGCTTCTTGGCCGGTCCCGGCGAAAGCCAGCTCGAAAGCGATCGTCGTATGATCGGCGACAAGATCATCCGCCTGAAGCGCGACCTCGAAGAGGTCAAGCGTACGCGCGCTTTGCATCGCCGCTCGCGCGAGCGCGTCCCCTATCCGGTCGTCGCACTGGTGGGCTACACGAACGCGGGCAAGTCAACCTTGTTCAATCGCCTCGTGCATGCGCGGGTGCTTGCGGCCGACATGCTGTTCGCGACCCTCGATCCCACGATGCGCGCCCTCGAGCTGCCGTCGGGCCGCAAGATCATTCTTTCCGATACGGTCGGCTTCGTGGCCGATCTACCGCACGATCTGGTCGCGGCCTTCCGCGCCACGCTCGAAGAGGTGCTGGCCGCCGACCTCGTGCTGCATGTGCACGACGTCGCCCATCCCGAGACGGACGCGCAAGCAAGCGACGTGCGCGCAGTGCTTGCAGAACTGGGGCGCAGCCCGACCGCCGACAACCCCTTTATCGACGTTCTGAACAAGGCCGATCTGCTCGCCCCGGAAGCGCACGACGCCCTGCTCGAGCGTGCGGCGCGCGAGCCCGATACGGCCGTGGTGTCGGCCGTCACCGGCGACGGGTGTGCCGATCTGCTCGAACGCATCGAGCGCCGTCTGGCCGCGATCCGCGAGACGGTCGAATACGATCTCGATTTCGCCGACGGCGCGGATATCGCTTGGCTGCATTCGCATGGTCGCGTGCTCGAAAGCCGCAGCGAGGAGGGGCGCTTGCATGTGGTCGTGGCCCTCGACCCGGCCGACCGCAAGCGCTTCGAACATCGCCGCGCAGCTGCCCACTGA
- the hfq gene encoding RNA chaperone Hfq, which yields MSAEKSQNVQDVFLNHIRKNKTSVTIFLVNGVKLQGIVTWFDNFSVLLRRDGHSQLVYKHAISTVMPTGPIALFDGDKDGGEG from the coding sequence ATGTCCGCCGAAAAATCGCAAAACGTCCAAGACGTTTTCCTGAACCACATCCGCAAGAACAAGACCTCCGTCACGATCTTCCTTGTCAACGGCGTCAAGCTTCAGGGCATCGTGACGTGGTTCGACAATTTCTCGGTGCTGCTGCGCCGCGACGGCCACAGCCAGCTCGTCTACAAACACGCGATTTCGACCGTGATGCCGACGGGCCCGATCGCCTTGTTCGACGGCGACAAAGACGGGGGCGAAGGCTAA
- a CDS encoding HAD family hydrolase, whose translation MSAGLARPRAVLFDWDNTLVDSWETLRVAINAALVAFGQAPWTIDETRQRVRRSLRDSFPELFGDDWQQARDVFYKTFEAEHLKTVTALPGAAALVAELAAQVPLGVVSNKHGNLLRREAAHLGWSGYFRSLVGATDAPRDKPDRAPVDQALADLAASGIKTPQNQDVWFVGDTALDMQTAHAAGCVPVLFGGGHGEDAALAAYPPRFCVETLDDLGRVWRGLQLPRDRPKSLP comes from the coding sequence ATGAGCGCTGGCCTCGCTCGGCCGCGCGCGGTTCTGTTCGATTGGGACAATACGCTCGTCGATAGCTGGGAGACGCTGCGCGTCGCCATCAATGCCGCCCTGGTCGCGTTCGGCCAAGCGCCGTGGACGATTGACGAAACGCGCCAGCGCGTGCGCCGCTCGTTGCGCGATTCGTTTCCCGAGCTTTTCGGCGACGATTGGCAACAGGCGCGCGACGTCTTCTACAAAACCTTCGAGGCCGAGCATCTCAAGACGGTAACGGCCTTGCCGGGGGCGGCTGCTTTGGTCGCCGAGCTTGCCGCCCAAGTGCCGCTCGGCGTGGTCTCCAACAAACACGGTAACTTGCTGCGGCGCGAGGCGGCGCATCTCGGCTGGTCGGGCTATTTCCGCAGCCTCGTGGGGGCGACCGACGCGCCGCGCGACAAGCCCGACCGCGCCCCGGTCGATCAGGCGCTGGCTGATCTCGCCGCAAGCGGTATCAAGACACCGCAGAATCAAGATGTTTGGTTTGTCGGCGATACGGCGCTTGATATGCAGACCGCGCATGCGGCAGGCTGTGTCCCAGTCCTTTTTGGCGGAGGCCATGGCGAGGACGCGGCTTTGGCCGCTTATCCGCCGCGGTTTTGCGTCGAAACCTTGGACGATTTGGGACGAGTCTGGCGGGGGCTGCAATTGCCTCGGGATCGCCCTAAATCACTCCCATGA
- a CDS encoding D-amino-acid transaminase, whose amino-acid sequence MSRIAYVNGRYVPHAQARVHIDDRGYQFGDGIYEVCAVRGGHMIDNVPHLDRLERSLREMAMAMPMSRAALECVMRETIRRNLVRDGIVYLQMTRGVAPRDHAFPKHPKTQIVVTARNAKPHTTAMIEDGVKAIVQPDIRWGRCDIKTISLLPNCIAKQAARVAGAYEAILVDENGVVTEGSSSNAWIVTPEGKLVTRPPSNDILNGITRLEIIKIAKELGLAFEERAFTLEEMRRAREAFVTSASSFAMPVTQLDEAPIANGKPGTLALRLRAAYVAHMDRQAGAA is encoded by the coding sequence ATGTCGCGCATCGCTTATGTGAATGGCCGCTACGTGCCGCATGCGCAGGCGCGCGTGCATATCGACGACCGCGGCTACCAGTTCGGCGACGGCATCTACGAAGTCTGCGCCGTGCGCGGCGGGCACATGATCGACAATGTGCCGCATCTCGACCGGCTCGAGCGCTCGTTGCGCGAGATGGCGATGGCGATGCCGATGTCGCGTGCGGCTCTCGAATGCGTGATGCGCGAAACGATCCGGCGCAATCTCGTCCGCGACGGTATTGTGTATCTGCAGATGACGCGCGGCGTTGCCCCGCGCGACCACGCGTTCCCCAAGCATCCCAAGACGCAGATCGTGGTGACCGCGCGCAACGCCAAACCGCATACGACCGCAATGATCGAAGACGGCGTCAAGGCGATCGTGCAGCCCGACATTCGTTGGGGGCGATGCGACATCAAAACGATCTCGCTGCTGCCCAACTGCATCGCAAAACAAGCCGCGCGCGTTGCGGGCGCTTACGAGGCGATCCTCGTCGACGAAAACGGCGTGGTGACCGAGGGCAGCTCATCCAATGCCTGGATCGTCACGCCGGAAGGCAAACTCGTCACGCGTCCGCCGTCCAACGACATTCTGAACGGCATCACGCGCCTCGAGATCATCAAGATCGCCAAAGAGCTCGGCCTTGCTTTCGAGGAGCGCGCCTTCACGCTCGAGGAAATGCGCCGGGCGCGCGAGGCGTTCGTGACCTCGGCCTCGTCCTTCGCGATGCCTGTCACGCAGCTCGACGAAGCGCCCATCGCCAACGGGAAGCCCGGCACGTTGGCGCTGCGGCTGCGCGCGGCCTATGTGGCGCACATGGACCGGCAGGCTGGCGCTGCATGA
- a CDS encoding sigma-54 dependent transcriptional regulator: protein MAHDILIVDDEADIRMLIAGILEDDGHQTRNAANSTAALEAMRARRPSLVILDVWLQGSALDGLEVLDVVKREHPDVPVVIISGHGNIEMAIGAIRRGAYDFIEKPFKADRLLLIVQRALESASLRRENEELKLRAGDPAAIVGRSTAINQVRTQLERVAPTGSRVLLQGPAGAGKESAARLVHALSKRADGPFVAVNCASLRPNAMEIEMFGIEPGSAVDAADAPLPKVGLFEKAHNGTLYLDEVADMPLETQGKIVRMLQEQSFERVGGRARVQVDVRVIASSSRDLMREIQEGRFREDLFYRLNVVPIRIPALKERREDIPDLVLHFMARAAAATGMNPRGVADDAIATLQTHEWPGNIRQLRNVVEWLLIMAPGDAGQPIRSENLPPDLGAAVPSALRGESGAEIMGLPLREARELFERQYLIAQVTRFGGNISRTANFVGMERSALHRKLKVLGVHGVDRDRGPSLDS, encoded by the coding sequence ATGGCGCACGACATACTCATCGTCGACGACGAGGCCGACATCCGGATGCTGATCGCAGGCATTCTGGAAGACGATGGCCACCAGACGCGCAATGCCGCCAACAGCACGGCGGCCCTCGAAGCGATGCGCGCGCGCCGGCCGAGCCTTGTGATTCTCGACGTGTGGCTGCAGGGCAGTGCGCTCGACGGCCTCGAAGTGCTCGACGTCGTCAAGCGCGAGCACCCGGATGTGCCGGTCGTGATCATCAGCGGCCACGGCAACATCGAGATGGCGATCGGCGCCATAAGGCGCGGTGCCTACGACTTCATCGAAAAGCCGTTCAAGGCCGACCGGCTGCTGCTCATCGTGCAGCGCGCCCTCGAGAGTGCGAGCCTGCGACGCGAGAATGAAGAGCTCAAGCTGCGTGCGGGCGACCCGGCCGCCATCGTCGGCCGCTCGACCGCAATCAACCAAGTGCGCACGCAGCTCGAGCGCGTTGCACCCACGGGCAGCCGCGTGCTGCTGCAGGGCCCAGCCGGGGCGGGCAAGGAGTCGGCCGCCCGGCTCGTCCATGCGCTGTCCAAGCGTGCGGACGGCCCGTTCGTCGCGGTCAATTGCGCAAGCCTGCGGCCGAACGCGATGGAAATCGAGATGTTCGGCATCGAGCCGGGCTCGGCTGTCGATGCGGCGGACGCACCCTTGCCCAAGGTCGGCCTGTTCGAAAAGGCGCACAACGGAACGCTTTACTTGGACGAAGTTGCCGACATGCCGCTCGAAACCCAAGGCAAGATCGTGCGCATGCTGCAGGAGCAGAGTTTCGAGCGCGTGGGCGGGCGCGCGCGCGTGCAGGTCGATGTGCGCGTGATTGCTTCGTCGAGCCGCGATCTGATGCGCGAGATCCAGGAAGGCCGCTTCCGCGAGGATCTGTTCTACCGCCTCAACGTCGTGCCGATCCGCATTCCGGCCCTCAAAGAGCGGCGCGAAGACATCCCCGACCTCGTGCTGCATTTCATGGCGCGTGCCGCAGCTGCCACGGGCATGAACCCGCGCGGCGTCGCCGACGACGCGATCGCCACGCTGCAGACGCACGAATGGCCCGGCAATATCCGCCAGCTGCGCAATGTTGTCGAATGGCTGCTGATCATGGCGCCGGGCGACGCCGGACAGCCGATCCGCTCGGAAAACCTGCCGCCCGATCTGGGTGCCGCCGTGCCGAGCGCTTTGCGCGGCGAGAGCGGGGCCGAGATCATGGGGCTGCCGCTGCGCGAGGCGCGCGAATTGTTCGAGCGCCAGTATTTGATCGCCCAGGTCACGCGCTTCGGCGGCAATATATCTCGCACTGCCAATTTCGTCGGCATGGAACGCTCGGCCCTCCATCGCAAGCTCAAAGTGCTGGGCGTGCACGGCGTCGACCGCGACCGCGGGCCGTCGCTGGATTCCTGA
- a CDS encoding PAS domain-containing sensor histidine kinase produces MRSHETSASADPPLQRLLSWAVRVGLTRKFAFLLVALSVLAGVVTYLVITGAEGPDPRTLVWLLLANLVLLLALATVIAREIVRLWLQRRRGEAGARLHVQLVVLFAALAGAPAAVMAVATVLFFNLGVQAWFADPVRDALGQSLAVVEAYLEEHRNNIRGDILAMGNDLSRAGSLVLAEPDEIQALLDSQTQVRSLSESVVFDGRGRVYARNGFTLQLAVPFWGLDRARAGEVVVFAPEENAENASRSDRVRALARLDGFDDTFLLVGRFVDPSVVAHVDSTRAAVQIYQSLEAKRSGFQITFAVIFVVVALLLLLAAIWMGIAIANRVARPVGALIGATQRVRDGDLSVRVEEGARDDDLGSLSRAFNRMTAQLGAQRAELVDANRQIEYRRRFTEAVLASVSAGVVALDARGQIDLPNRSASQLLDADLDAAIGTPLAARVPEFAPLLEAAIANPDRPAQGTVQLVRGGRKRTFVVRVARAQLDDGAAGLVATFDDVSELETAQRTAAWADVARRIAHEIKNPLTPIQLSAERLQRKYLAEIKSDPDTFRLCIETIVRQVEDIGRMVDEFASFARMPAPRMRSEDLSDLVRRTVLLQSNAHSEAVFEVDLPPGRLALKLDAGLIGQALTNLLQNALDAIAGREGTDLPAPHVAVRVVRDAQGRFCLSVADNGKGLPTADRHRLTEPYMTTRAKGTGLGLAIVKKVMEDHGGTLILGDRPGGGAIVTLVFPSAVQTDSIAPVDSSAASPPVSKTAVS; encoded by the coding sequence TTGAGATCCCACGAAACATCGGCATCCGCCGACCCGCCGCTGCAGCGTCTGCTGAGCTGGGCGGTGCGCGTCGGCCTCACGCGCAAATTCGCATTTTTGCTCGTGGCATTGTCGGTTTTGGCCGGGGTGGTCACCTATCTCGTGATCACGGGCGCCGAAGGGCCCGATCCGCGTACGCTTGTATGGCTGCTGCTGGCCAATCTCGTGCTGCTGCTCGCACTTGCCACGGTCATCGCGCGCGAGATCGTGCGGCTGTGGCTGCAGCGCCGGCGCGGCGAGGCCGGCGCGCGTTTGCATGTGCAGCTCGTCGTACTGTTTGCGGCCCTTGCCGGGGCGCCTGCCGCGGTCATGGCGGTGGCGACCGTGCTGTTCTTCAATCTCGGCGTCCAGGCGTGGTTCGCCGATCCGGTACGCGATGCGCTGGGCCAGTCGCTTGCCGTCGTCGAGGCGTATCTCGAGGAGCATCGCAACAACATCCGCGGCGACATTCTGGCGATGGGCAACGATCTGTCGCGCGCGGGCTCGCTCGTGCTGGCCGAACCCGACGAAATCCAGGCGTTGCTCGATTCTCAAACGCAAGTGCGTTCGCTCAGCGAATCGGTCGTGTTCGACGGCCGCGGTCGCGTCTACGCGCGCAATGGTTTCACGCTGCAGCTCGCCGTACCTTTCTGGGGCCTCGACCGCGCCCGCGCGGGCGAGGTGGTGGTGTTCGCGCCCGAAGAAAACGCCGAAAATGCAAGCCGCAGCGACCGCGTGCGCGCGCTCGCCCGCCTCGACGGTTTCGACGACACGTTTCTGCTCGTCGGGCGCTTCGTCGATCCCAGCGTCGTTGCGCATGTCGACAGCACACGCGCGGCCGTGCAGATCTACCAGTCGCTTGAGGCCAAGCGTTCGGGCTTCCAGATTACCTTTGCCGTGATCTTCGTCGTGGTGGCCTTGCTGCTGCTGCTCGCCGCGATCTGGATGGGGATCGCCATTGCCAACCGTGTTGCGCGGCCGGTCGGTGCTTTGATCGGTGCGACCCAGCGCGTGCGCGACGGCGATCTTTCGGTGCGCGTCGAAGAGGGTGCTCGCGACGACGATCTCGGCTCCTTGTCGCGGGCCTTCAACCGCATGACCGCGCAGTTGGGCGCCCAGCGCGCCGAACTCGTCGACGCCAACCGCCAGATCGAATATCGCCGCCGCTTCACCGAGGCGGTGCTTGCGAGCGTGTCGGCCGGCGTGGTGGCACTCGATGCGCGCGGCCAGATCGACCTGCCGAACCGGTCGGCCTCGCAACTGCTCGATGCCGATCTCGACGCCGCGATCGGCACCCCGCTTGCGGCCCGCGTACCTGAGTTTGCGCCCCTTCTCGAGGCGGCGATCGCCAATCCCGACCGGCCGGCGCAAGGGACCGTTCAGCTCGTGCGCGGCGGCCGCAAGCGCACTTTCGTGGTGCGCGTGGCGCGCGCCCAGCTTGACGACGGGGCGGCCGGGCTTGTCGCGACCTTCGACGATGTGAGCGAACTCGAGACCGCCCAGCGCACGGCGGCCTGGGCCGACGTCGCACGGCGCATCGCGCATGAGATCAAGAACCCGCTGACGCCGATCCAGCTTTCGGCCGAGCGGCTGCAGCGCAAATATCTGGCCGAGATCAAAAGCGACCCCGACACGTTCCGGCTGTGCATCGAGACCATCGTGCGCCAGGTCGAAGACATCGGCCGCATGGTCGACGAGTTCGCGTCGTTCGCGCGCATGCCGGCCCCGCGCATGCGCAGCGAAGATCTCAGCGATCTCGTGCGCCGCACGGTGCTGCTGCAGTCGAACGCGCACAGCGAAGCCGTGTTCGAGGTCGATCTGCCGCCGGGTCGCTTGGCCCTCAAGCTCGATGCGGGCTTGATCGGCCAGGCTTTGACGAACCTGCTCCAGAACGCGCTCGACGCGATCGCCGGGCGCGAGGGCACGGACCTGCCGGCCCCGCACGTGGCGGTGCGCGTGGTGCGCGACGCGCAAGGGCGCTTCTGCCTGTCGGTCGCCGACAACGGCAAGGGCCTGCCGACGGCCGACCGCCATCGCCTGACCGAGCCTTACATGACGACGCGCGCCAAGGGCACGGGGCTTGGGCTTGCGATCGTCAAAAAGGTCATGGAAGACCATGGCGGGACGTTGATCTTGGGCGACCGGCCAGGCGGCGGGGCGATCGTAACGCTGGTATTCCCCTCTGCGGTGCAGACGGATAGTATTGCGCCCGTAGACTCGTCCGCCGCGTCGCCTCCCGTATCGAAGACGGCGGTTTCCTAG
- the ntrC gene encoding nitrogen regulation protein NR(I) — protein sequence MAQATILVADDDKAIRTVLNQALGRLGYDVRLTGHAAQLWKWVADGDGDLVITDVVMPDENGLDLVPRIRKVRPDLRVIVMSAQNTLLTAIKATERGAFEYLPKPFDLKELVSVVERALTAPKAPVVYDGDPDEPDEKLPLIGRSAAMQEIYRVLARLMATDLTVMINGESGTGKELVARALHDYGKRRNGPFVALNMAAIPRELIESELFGHEKGAFTGATSRYAGRFEQSQGGTLFLDEIGDMPLEAQTRLLRVLQEGEYTTVGGRTRIRADVRIVAATHRDLRLLVRQGLFREDLYYRLNVVPIRLPPLRERADDVPLLVRHFLQTTATEGLPVKTIDATAMERLKQHRWPGNVRELENLIRRLTALYSQEVIGIDIVESELAEAGPAPVAETAASDESLGTAVDRHLKAYFAAHRDGLPPIGVYDRIVREVERPLLSLTLIATRGNQIKAAQLLGLNRNTLRKKIRELDIQVVRGLK from the coding sequence ATGGCTCAAGCCACCATTCTGGTCGCCGACGACGACAAGGCGATTCGGACTGTGCTGAACCAGGCGCTTGGGCGTCTGGGCTACGATGTGCGCTTGACCGGCCATGCAGCGCAGCTCTGGAAGTGGGTCGCGGACGGCGACGGCGATCTCGTGATCACCGACGTCGTGATGCCCGACGAGAACGGCCTCGATCTGGTGCCGCGCATCCGCAAGGTGCGCCCCGATCTGCGCGTGATCGTGATGAGCGCCCAGAACACGCTTCTAACCGCGATCAAAGCGACCGAGCGCGGCGCTTTCGAGTATCTGCCCAAGCCCTTCGACCTCAAGGAGCTCGTTTCGGTCGTCGAACGCGCGCTCACGGCCCCCAAAGCGCCGGTCGTCTACGACGGCGATCCCGACGAGCCCGACGAAAAACTGCCGCTGATCGGCCGCTCGGCGGCGATGCAGGAAATCTACCGCGTGCTCGCACGCCTGATGGCGACGGACTTGACCGTGATGATCAACGGCGAGTCCGGGACGGGCAAAGAGCTCGTCGCCCGGGCGCTGCACGATTACGGCAAGCGGCGCAACGGGCCATTCGTGGCCCTCAACATGGCTGCGATCCCGCGCGAGCTCATCGAGAGCGAATTGTTCGGCCACGAGAAAGGCGCATTCACCGGCGCCACGTCGCGCTATGCCGGCCGCTTCGAGCAGAGCCAGGGCGGCACGCTGTTCCTCGACGAGATCGGCGATATGCCGCTCGAAGCGCAGACGCGGCTGCTGCGCGTGCTGCAGGAGGGCGAATACACGACCGTGGGTGGGCGCACGCGCATTCGCGCCGACGTGCGCATCGTCGCGGCCACGCACCGAGATCTGCGCCTGCTCGTGCGCCAGGGGCTGTTCCGCGAAGACCTCTATTATCGGCTCAACGTCGTGCCGATCCGCCTGCCGCCGTTGCGCGAGCGCGCGGACGACGTGCCGCTGCTCGTGCGCCATTTCCTGCAAACCACGGCGACCGAAGGCTTGCCGGTCAAGACGATCGACGCGACCGCGATGGAGCGCTTGAAGCAGCATCGCTGGCCCGGCAACGTGCGCGAGCTCGAAAACCTCATTCGCCGCCTCACAGCCCTCTATTCGCAGGAAGTGATCGGCATCGACATCGTCGAGAGCGAGCTCGCGGAAGCGGGGCCGGCACCGGTCGCCGAGACGGCGGCCAGCGACGAGTCGTTGGGAACGGCCGTGGATCGCCATCTCAAAGCCTATTTTGCCGCGCACAGAGACGGGCTGCCGCCGATCGGCGTCTACGACCGCATCGTGCGTGAGGTCGAACGCCCGCTTCTGTCGCTGACCTTGATCGCCACGCGCGGCAACCAGATCAAGGCCGCCCAGCTCCTCGGACTCAATCGCAATACGCTGCGCAAGAAAATCCGCGAATTGGACATCCAAGTCGTCCGCGGCCTAAAATAA